AATATCCAACTGATCCCCTGCTGTATGCCTGCATCGGGGTTTGATATGAATGTGTAGGCAATGACGGCCAGAATCATGATAGGAATGGTCCACCCGATGATTTTAGGCCATTTTGATTTAGCAGGTCGTTCATTAAGTTTGTCAAGGTTATGCTCATTATAAATTTCTTTCGTGATACCCGGGACATGTGCGGCACCAAGGACGGCTACGATTTTATCGCCAGGTGCTTCCTTGATTTTTTGGGCCAGATATTGATCACGTTCATCAATCAAGGGTGTTTTCAGTTTGGGAAACACTTGGGTGAATTCATTCAACATCGAATCAAGCATATCCTGTGATTTAATTTTCTCGAGTTCTTCCTCCGTAATCGTATCAGTGCTGAAAATACTGTAGATGATTTGGGTCAATAGCTTGGCTTTCCCACTGAAACCCACGCTGTTCCATATCCGGGAAAATGTCACCTGGATGTTGCGGTCAGCAAGGACAAGTTCTGCGTTAAGTTCTTTCGCGGATTCAATCCCCTGAATCATTTCCTGTCCCGGTTTGATGCCGAACTGTTTGGCCATTCTTCGCTGGAAGGATCCAATGGCAAGGTTCATAAGCAGTAAGGTGGCTTTCTTATCCTTGATTACTTGAAAGATGTCTGTGTCCCTCCACTTATCTCCTTCGACGATGGATTGATACCTCGGTTCGTCCAGCTCAACACACACAGTATCCGGGCGTTCAGCTTCTATCACTTCTTTCACCTGCTCAGCACTCTGACGTGACACATGAGCGGTTCCGATGAGAATAAATTCCTTCCCATCCATATGTATTCTCGTAATATTCTTTTCGTTTTCTGTCATCATCGTGTACCTTCCTTTAATTCCGTTGACTTCCGAATAAATTGAATCTACCTCACTATGATAAACTAGTTTTGGCAAAATTTAAATAAATTCTGATCAGAATCGTGAAAGATCTTGATTCTGATATAAGGCTAATATGTATTGGCAACGAAAAAAATCCCATCAAATAGATGGGACCCCAACATCATGATTACCATTTATGTCTCTTTTCAAACACAGCTTCACTCACCACGTCGTACATCTCTTCAACCCCTTTAGAAGAAGCTTCAAATTGATACGCATTTCCGATATCGATGCCGATGTTCAATGCTTCTTGAGAAGCATTGATATTCGCTCCCAGAAAGATGAACTCCCAATTGTACCGCTTCTGCTGCTGGTTGATAAGTTCCTTCACCTGACTAGCAGAGAACTCCACGCTGGCGTTTTCCATACCATCGGTTGTGATGACAAAGATGACTTTCCCCGGTCTTTCCACTTCATCCATATGAGACAGGCGATGACCCGCTTGGATGATCGTTTTACCTATAGCATCCAATAAAGCCGTGCATCCCCTTACGAAATACTCTTCCCCTGTAAGCCGTACCTTACAAGCGTCCATTCCACTCCATAACTGCTCGACCTTATCATCAAAGAGAACGGTCGTGACAAGTGTTTTCCCTGTTAACTGACGTTGCTTCTCGATAAAAGAGTTGTAACCTCCAATCGTCTCTTGTTCAAGTCCCCTCATCGATCCGCTTCTATCCAATAAAAAAATGATTTCAGTGTATTCCCGATTCATTTTTTCTCATCCTCTCCATATTGTTCTGATATAATCATAACCACATAGAGTAAGAGACGGGTCGCTTTGAAAGCGACATATGGAGGCGATGGTATGCTTAGCGAACAGATTCTGAAGGAGCTTCTTGATTTTGTGGACTCAGGGAGAGACCTCAGGATATATGATATACATAAAGAAGAGTTCATTTTAAGTGATGCGGTGTACGCCAGTGAGCTGGAAGAGTTTATTGAGATGAATCATTCAGCGTCTTTTTCAGAAAGGCTATTTCAGCATATCGATGAACGGGGTGTAACAGATGCTTCCGTTTACAAAAAAGCCGGAGTAGACCGGAAGCTTTTTTCCAAAATAAGATCGATTCCTGATTATAAGCCCAGTAAGCGGACAGTCGTAGCCTTGTGTCTTTCTATGAAATTGTCTGAGAAAGATACCGTAGAGATGTTGAATGCCGCCGGTTTCTCCCTGTCCAACAATGACCGATTCGATCTCGTCATTCAGTTTTGTTTAGAGAAGGAAATTCACGACGTGGATGAAGTCAACCAGGCACTGTATTCCCTCGGGTTAAAACCATTATGAAAAAAGGTAGAGTGCCAGTTTCAGCACTCTACTCCCCCTAATACTTCTTTTCAATTCTCTCCTGTAAAGATTCAATTTTCTCCGGAAGCACATAAAGGTATTCTATCAAACCTTCCAATAACTCTATGAGCAGGCCGGCAGTTTCATCGTCTATTTCACGTTCCAATTCCAACATTTCATAAAATGCTGATTTGGGATGAACAAGATGGCTGAGGGCCTGGATCGGTTTTGACAGATCTACATTCTTCGGCAGTTGATCGAATTGTTCCGACAGTGATTGACCTGATGATTGATCACCATTGAAATTCTTCAGGACACTCTCTAACACGCGCTTTGACATTACGGCCGTAGCGGAGTTATCTTTGGACTGGCTGACATTCAATGCAGAACGGAACGAACGGACAAGGTCCTGGGGGATCCGTTTATTCCCCTGGATCTGATCCAAAGGGCCGTTTGTAGCCAGGGGATCATAAATATAAAGGCCCGCTTCCTCCTTTTGATGAATCGAATCATCATTCAACATGATAACGAAAACAGCCGGTTTCTTACACTCCGAACAATTTGCCTCTGCGAACAACCCCGTTTTATTTACTTGATAGAAGTTGGCTTTCAGCACAAATTCACTGGTCTTAGAGCAACTTGGACATTGACTTTTGACTTTCTTAGGAACTTTTTGATACCCGTATTGAATGTGAGACAATATAGATCCCGGTAAAATTTCTCTCATGTGAACCTCCTAGAAAATGCACCTCGAAAAATGAATTTTAATTATTATGAAAATTTATGTTAAATAAAAAAAGCGCTTTCCTTATATCAAAATTATACCTTTGCTAGAAAGTATTACAAGGTTAAATAATGGGAAAACAAGATTTGTGATAATGGGACTAAAGATAAATAAATGGTATTGAGATCTTCTATAACCGTCACTGTCCGGTCAAATTGTGTATACCTTTTTCCACTTCCATTACCAGGGAATCCATCAATTCATGTACATTAACGTCCTTACTTAGCCGCGGACTTTGGCCAGACCATAATGACATAAATTCAGGGTTACGTTGATTGCCGGCTTCCCTTCTCAATTCTTTCGTCAAGGCGTTTTGCACAGGGTAAGGAAGGATTTGATTCTCATACTCTTTCATCATGTGTATGAATGAGTTTGTTATGCCCCTTGCCGGTTTACCGCTGAATGCAGATGTGAGGGTTGTACTTGTTTCTTCAGCTTGTAAAATAGCTTTTTTGTGTATCTCTTTTGCCCCGCTTTCTTTATTGGTAAGAAAAGCCGTACCCATCTGAACTCCTTTTGCACCCAAAGCCAGTGCAGCTACCACGCCTCTTCCATCCATTACTCCCCCTGCAGCTATGACCGGTACTTCCACAGCATCCACTACTTGTGGAAGTAGAGAGAACGTCCCAATCATCGATTCATCATATGTACCAAGAAATGTACCTCTGTGACCACCCGCCTCACTTCCCTGCGCGACAATCAAATCCACTCCACATTCTTGATTGATCAACGCTTCTTCCACCGTCGTTGCAGTTCCAATCACTTGAATACCTTCCTTTTTCAATTCTTTCATTATTTCCTTTGGGGGAATTCCAAATGTAAAGCTGCAGACAGGAACCTTTTCCTTTAAGACTGTTTCCATCTGTCTTTCAATATCAATTTGTTTTAAAATGAATGGACCATCATTGAATAGATTCAACTCTTTCTTAAATGGTTTCAGTAATTTTTGCATTTGGTTTAACTGTTCTTCACTATATTCCGGTTCCTCGGGTATGAAAAAATTCACACCAAACGGAAGATTCGTTTGTTTTTTTACGTGTTTGATACATTCATTGAGGTCCGTGACAGACATATACCCAGCTCCAATTGTCCCCAGTCCCCCGGAATTTGATACAGAAGCAACCAGTTCAGGGGTAGTGATCCCTCCGGCCATCCCTGCTTGGATGATAGGATATTTTGTACCCAGATTCTTCGTTACATCGTTTTGATACCACATATTCTCCCTCCTGCTTCTATGATATTCTATATTGAATTATGTCAAAGTAAAGCATGTTGTACAACTCATTCAAGTCAAAAAAGAGTTCAAAGCAGCAAATGCCTTGAACGCTTTTTTGGGGCTTATTTAAAGGAAGTGAAATTTGATACTCTCTTCATGAACTCCTCATATGAACTAAAATGCTTATTCCATGAGTTATACCATTTTCTAATGGTCTCCAACAGCCAAAATGGCAAGGCCCGACCTTCTATAAGATGGTAATGATCGTCGTATGCTTTCTTTAGATGCTCCCACCTGAAATCATTTCCAGGTTGGATATATTCCGATACATCAATGATTTTCGCTCTGCCATTTTGCAATAAAATGTTTTTCAGGTGAATATCACGCGGATTCATTCCTTGATCTCGAACATATTGTCTTGCATGTTCAACGTCTTCAACCACTTGTTCAGGAATGTTGATCCCCTGTAGCAAACAATCGAAAAGAGTTGGTCCCTCTTCAAAACTTAACACCAGTAAAGTATCATAAGCCGCGTAGCAGGTGGAGAAATAAGGGGAGTCTCCGATGGTGTGATAGACTTTTTCTTCACTTTTTATTTTAGATCTTTTATCTTCAGCATACAATTTGAAAGCAAAGTCGGGTGCATAAATGGATTGAAAGACTGCCGCGTCTGTTCCGACGCCAATGCAACGTAATGTTTCATCACCACCATGGATGGTGACAGGTTCGTTATTAGCATTTGATGACACGGACATCTGAGATAAAGAAGGTAGTGCGACTTCCCATTTCTTCTCCATAGGCTCTCCCTTCGTACGATTTAATTCTTCTAAAGATATGAACGGAATTCGTACCTTATTCAGGATAATATAGCATCTGCCCATTTCTATTATCAACTCTAAGCCTTCTCATCTTTCTAGTAATTTTATACAATCCCTGAATGAACCCTTCCATAGTCTATTTTACTTTGTATATCCTAACCTGCTTTAACAGCTTCATGGTTCTGCTTCAGATCAGCGACTTCTTTTCGCCTATCCAACTCTGGAGAAATGATTTTTAATAGTACCGTACCAGTAAGTCCAATGGTGAGAATAATCCCGGCCATGATGATCGATGGAAGAATCGCTCCGAGTGTTACGGTGATGGATGCAATCAACATGGACAGGTTAAATTTCAACCCACTAAATGCCATATAGGAGCTTCGGGCATCGTCAGGGGGAATGGATGCCATGTACGATTGCTCTACCGGCACGCGGAAGACTTCTCCGATAGTGAGTACCCCCATCATCAAAAATAAAATGAATACGTTATTTGAATAAGCAAGTGCCGCATACCCTATTGAAAAGAAGAAACAAC
The DNA window shown above is from Rossellomorea vietnamensis and carries:
- a CDS encoding TraB/GumN family protein translates to MTENEKNITRIHMDGKEFILIGTAHVSRQSAEQVKEVIEAERPDTVCVELDEPRYQSIVEGDKWRDTDIFQVIKDKKATLLLMNLAIGSFQRRMAKQFGIKPGQEMIQGIESAKELNAELVLADRNIQVTFSRIWNSVGFSGKAKLLTQIIYSIFSTDTITEEELEKIKSQDMLDSMLNEFTQVFPKLKTPLIDERDQYLAQKIKEAPGDKIVAVLGAAHVPGITKEIYNEHNLDKLNERPAKSKWPKIIGWTIPIMILAVIAYTFISNPDAGIQQGISWILWNGGFSALGVAIGMGHPLAVLTAFVAAPITSLNPLLAAGWFAGFVQAYFRRPNVGDFDSLPEDVLSIKGFWRNKVTRVLLIVVLANLGSTLGTVIGGADVVRLFLENI
- a CDS encoding vWA domain-containing protein, whose product is MNREYTEIIFLLDRSGSMRGLEQETIGGYNSFIEKQRQLTGKTLVTTVLFDDKVEQLWSGMDACKVRLTGEEYFVRGCTALLDAIGKTIIQAGHRLSHMDEVERPGKVIFVITTDGMENASVEFSASQVKELINQQQKRYNWEFIFLGANINASQEALNIGIDIGNAYQFEASSKGVEEMYDVVSEAVFEKRHKW
- a CDS encoding NAD(P)H-dependent flavin oxidoreductase, producing the protein MWYQNDVTKNLGTKYPIIQAGMAGGITTPELVASVSNSGGLGTIGAGYMSVTDLNECIKHVKKQTNLPFGVNFFIPEEPEYSEEQLNQMQKLLKPFKKELNLFNDGPFILKQIDIERQMETVLKEKVPVCSFTFGIPPKEIMKELKKEGIQVIGTATTVEEALINQECGVDLIVAQGSEAGGHRGTFLGTYDESMIGTFSLLPQVVDAVEVPVIAAGGVMDGRGVVAALALGAKGVQMGTAFLTNKESGAKEIHKKAILQAEETSTTLTSAFSGKPARGITNSFIHMMKEYENQILPYPVQNALTKELRREAGNQRNPEFMSLWSGQSPRLSKDVNVHELMDSLVMEVEKGIHNLTGQ
- a CDS encoding serine/threonine protein kinase, with the protein product MEKKWEVALPSLSQMSVSSNANNEPVTIHGGDETLRCIGVGTDAAVFQSIYAPDFAFKLYAEDKRSKIKSEEKVYHTIGDSPYFSTCYAAYDTLLVLSFEEGPTLFDCLLQGINIPEQVVEDVEHARQYVRDQGMNPRDIHLKNILLQNGRAKIIDVSEYIQPGNDFRWEHLKKAYDDHYHLIEGRALPFWLLETIRKWYNSWNKHFSSYEEFMKRVSNFTSFK